From Faecalicatena sp. Marseille-Q4148:
AAAATGAATAATCTTGATTCCATAATAATACGTCTGTTCTCCCCGCACCAGAATAATCCGTTTCTTCGATTCTTCCCGTCCGTTTTCCAGGTCATCAAACATTTCCGCGATTGCCCGCGCCATGGTCTTTTGATTTGTCTCACTGAAATACTTCAGCATTTCTTTTGAAACATTCTGAATCGTCTGAGGAAGCTGAAGCTTCTCATAGCTGTTATTACTTAGAAATCTCATCTCATCCTTCTGAGCATCGTAGAGAAATACCTGACTCTCCAACTCAGATACTGCCACCTGGAAAATATTATCCCGTATCTGAAGTTCCTGATTCATCTGTTCCACTTTCTTCTTCTCCGACCAGATCATATAGTAGATCACTATCACAAACAGCGTCAGTGTAAGCACTACCTGGAACGTCAAAAGCGATACGGAATCTGCCAGATAATGAACCCTTCCCTCAATTGTTTCTTCATTTACCACTGTGACAGCAGACCATCCATTGATATTGATCGGTGTAATATAGACGTACTCTCTTCCGGATTTTCTTTGAAGTTCCAGATACATTGGGCTCCTGGCCATAAGCTTGTCCTGTATCTTTTCTATGTCTACCGATGTTTCCAAATCCTCAATCTCTTCAAAGAAATTCGTTTCTTCCTTATCAGCTAACGCCTTTCCGTAGTTGGTCACATAATTACCCTCTCCGTCGATGATGTACATCTCGCTTTTTATGCCGCCCATCTCCACGTTGTCATATACCTGGAACGAATCGCACTCGATCACCCCGTAAAGAACACCTCTTACCGTGTCCTTCTCTCCATATATCGGAACTGCAAGAAAAATAATCTCCTCATCTATAATTTTAGATTTCATAGAGCCGGTAATGATCTCATGACCTTTCATGCACTCACGGAAGTATTCGCGCTCTCCTACATTCAATGTCTTTCCTGCTGTAGTGATCGCATTCCCGTCCGGCAGTGCAATTCCAAACCGCAGGATATCCAGATTCTCGTCTTTCAGAACTTTCCGCAAATATTCAAAATTCTCTTCCTGCTGAATATCTTTCGTATCTTTTAATGTCTCTGCAAGATTTCTCAGAAAGCTCATGGAAAGATTGATTTTCGTCTCAACAATCTCCGCTCCCTGATTCGCTAATCCTGACAGGGAAACGACGGCATTATTCTGCTCTTCCTTTTGAACGTTTCTCTCAAAATTCACAAAATATATGTTGATCAATACAAGTATCAGCACTATAAAAAAAACAACTGCAATCACTCTTTGTGTTTTCTTACTTTTTCTTTCCTGCATTTTCATACCGCCTTACTCTTATCCCAGTATTCTTCTAACCGACGCTTCTCCGGCTAAAATTCTATTATGTAAATTGTACCATACTCAGAGAAAGGTTACAATGTTGAATGTGGCCGTTCTTTACAGCTATTCTTTATACTTCACATTCCAGCTGGCAGTCATATGGCTCCTGCTCCACATGTTCCTGACGGTATTCTTTTGCCTCTGCACATCCCATTTTCTTATAAAATGCCTGGGTTTCCACAGCGGAATGAGCTGAAACATAAAGCTTCTTTGCTCCATGCTCCTTTGCCCATTGCCGGTCTGCCTGAAATAACTCCCGGCCGATCCCCGTTCCGCGCATATCTTCTGATACATGGATGCAGGTTAGATCTGCATATCTGTGTTCTCCGCCGAAGATTTCTGCCTCCACAGATGTGAAGCCTTTTAGCTTTCCATCTGAAAATGCTCCGTACACAAATCCTCCTGTTCGAATGGTATTCTTTAAGCAGGTAACAAGAAATTCGTACTCTTGCGGTGTCCAGTCATCAATAAACGGATCCGGCTTTATTACCCACTTTCCTTCCTCCCGGCGCCAACAGTCATTTACAACCTGATGCCGGATAAAATCTTTAAATAATTCTTTTGTAAGTTCCTCTTCTTTTATGACTCTGTATTCTATCATTACGCTTCTCCTTTATCTTCGTTTTTACTAAGATAGCGCCACAGCGTTGTCCTGCTGATCCCAAGCTGGCGCGCTGCCGCTGCACGGTTTCCGCCGTGCGCCGCTACAGACTGCTCTACCACGTCATGAATGATTTCCTCCAACGTCACTTCTGTATTGGCAGACGGCTTATTGGGTATGAAATTCTTTTTTACCGGACGCTCTTTCGCAAGAAGTTCTGCAACCGCATTACTTCTAATATAACTGGAAGTTGCTGTTGTTGCAAGGGTGCGGAGAATGTACTTAAATTGTGTATAGTTATTTGGCCAGTCATAACGGCGCAGCATTTCGATCGCCCGCGGTTCAAATCCGGATATCTGTTTTCCCAACTCTACTGTCAGACTGCTGAGATAGACGCTGGCAAGGGAAGAAATCTCATCCGCCCGACTGCGAAGTGACGGCAGATTCAGCATCAGACACCCAAGCTTTGACTGAAATTTTCTCATACGCTCCGGCTCCGGCTCGCCGTCCGGACAGACATAAGAGAAGATCAGTCTTACCCTTCTGGCAAGCCCGGTCTCATGGATCACGGAAAGCAGCTCCTTTGCTGTTTCCTCTTCCAGCATCTCGAAATTCTGAAAATAGATTGTGTTGCCTGTAGCATTTAACGGCGAATTATCGTGCCATAAGAGAAAATCCCATCCCTTTTCATTGACCAGTTCACAATTCACAAGAACAAATGGTTTGTTGACTCGTGAACTGTGCAGATAAAGAAACCATGCAATCTGTTCTTTGCCGGTTCCCGCCTCGCCCCGGATCATAACCGGCTGGCGCACTTCCGCCAGTTTTAAGATTTCTTCATCCATCGTCCCCATGGCGCCGCTTGTATTGTAAAAGCTTGTTGTAAATAAGTATTCACATTCTCCTTTATTCATAGACCGGATACCCTTCCCCCAGCTGGAGTGCATGGAAATCCTGGAAGGAACACAGTAAAACAGGCAGTAACGCTTCTCATCCATTAGCAATGTCTGTCCCGTAATCCGGTATAGCTGATCCCGCTCGGTATAGTAAAATTTCAGTGAACTGTTTGACGGCACTTCCCGCAGATGGGATTTCAAAGTCTCTACCAGACCGGCAGACGGTTCTGTCGGACTGCTGTAAAAAATCCTTCCGTCTTGCTGAAGTACGACAACACGCCCATTCTGATCTTTTGTGATACTTCTAAGAAACATATTTTCCTGCCGTACCCGCCCAAACCACTGACTGATATTGATCGCCTGGTCAAAGGCAGCATGCATACTTTCCACACCCGATGTAATGAGAAATGCATCCATCCCCATCTGACGCGCAATTCTGTGGGTTACCATATCGCAGACAACCATGTGGTAGCCTTCCTGTTTCAGATGCTTCAGAAGTTCCGGAACTTCATCGGCATGTTCTACCGTAAGGATCGTCAAGTGATAATCCAGAAGATCACAGAGCGTATGCGCCGGCTCTGTAATGCTTGAGAACCCGACAATGGCATAACGCCTGGAATAGTTCTCAGCAAGCTTCATCGCACTTAGCACATCATAGACGGAAAGCGGAATCTCTACAACCGGAAGCTCTGTCATCTGCCGTATCATCGTTGCAGTTCCTCCTCTGGAAATAATACAGTCATAAGAGTTCATCGGAACATGCTGCACAATGGCTGCTCCTACCTCAAGATCTCCTGTATAAACATCAAGCTGTACGTTCGGATACGCTTCTGCAGTACGTTCCATAACCGTACGCATTCCTTCATAAGGTGCAATTCCAAGAATTCGTGTATGTGTGTTGACCAAAATCAATCCCTCCGTTTCGTTTTGTTACCATTATATCAGATGATTATACAAATTGCACGTTTTATGCGTTTCATTTTAAAACATTTTCATCATTATTTCAGTATTTTTTCAAATTCGTTCTAAATTGGAACATCTTTCTTCTGTTTTTTCCGTGCGAAGTTTCCTAAAATTCGTCATAATAACAGTAACGAAAGAGAGGAGGGGGAAGACCATGAGCCTTCTTTTGATTATCGCGGACGATTTTACCGGCGCACTTGATACCGGAGTACAGTTCGCTGCCCGCGGAATCCGAACCCAGGTTGTCGTAGATACGGAAATTGATTTTGCTTCTCAGAACGCAGAAGTGCTTGTCATCGATACAGAAACAAGACATTTGCCGGCTGACAAAGCATATGACATTGTATATCAACTGACAAAACGCTGTCTGAAGACAGATATCCACTATATTTATAAGAAAACAGATTCTGCACTGCGCGGAAATATCGGAGCTGAGCTTGCCGCGCTTCTGGATGCAAGCGGATGCAGACAGCTTCCGTTCCTTCCGGCATTTCCACAGTTGAATCGTATTACAAAGAACGGCGTCCATTATATCGACGGTGTTCCTGTAACAGAAAGTCCTTTTGGTATCGATCCATTTGAACCGGTAAGACATTCCGTTATCACAGAGCTGATTGCAGAACAGACCGACTGTCCGGCACACAGTTTCCCGGCGTTAAATGAGACTGATCCGGTTCCCCAGACAGATGGGATTCTCGTCTTCGATGCGGAACATAGCAAAGAACTGACTGCCACGGGAAAAGCTCTGTTCCGGCAAAACACACTTCAGATTATGGCAGGCTGTGCCGGTTTCGGCGCATCTCTTCCGGAACTTCTGAATATTACTCCGGATACGAAACGCACCTTTCCGAAGCTGGACGAACGCCTTCTTGTCGTATGCGGAAGCGTCAATCCAATCACACTCGCACAGCTAGACACAGCAGAACAGGCCGGATTCTCCAGACTTCGCCTGACGCCGGAGCAAAAACTCACATCCGGTTACTGGAAAAGCTCTGACGGCACAGAACATTTGAAACAGATTGAATCTATGCTGAAGAAGAATCCTCACTGTATTATCGAAACAAACGATCCGGGCGGAAATCAGCTGACTGCCGATTACGCGGCTGCTCACGATATGGATCTGGAAACAGTCCGTGTCCGGATTGCCGGAAGTCTCGGAGCACTTGTCGGAGAGATTTTCACAAGCCCGTCTCTCGGCACGCTGCTGCTGACCGGCGGAGATACGCTCCTGCAGTGCATGAACTGCATTGGCGTCAGCGAACTTGAACCAATCTGCGAGCTTGCCAAAGGCGTTGTACTCGCACAGTTTACTTACCACGGCTGCACACGCCATGTCATCACAAAATCAGGCGGTTTCGGTCAGGAAGATCTTCTGATCACACTTGCCGACAGAATAGGAGGAAACTAATGACATACAAAAAACTGCCAGGATTGACCTGGGACGGACAAATTTACGAAAATGAAGAAATGGGCACATACGAAGCGCTTCTTCCAACAGGCGGATATCCGACTGCCCACGCGCCGGCAATGGCAGAACTGCCAAACGGCGATCTGCTCTGCTGCTGGTTTGCAGGTACTTATGAAGGAAGCGCAGACATTCATATCATCTGCTCTCTTCTGCCAAACGGAACTGATAAATGGCTTCCTCCGGTTGACATTTCCGGTGATCCGACAAGAAGCGAACAGAACCCGTCACTGTTTTACGGACCTGACGATGCTGTGTGGGCTATGTACACTGCTCAGCTTGACCGCCAGGAAGGCAAAGACAATATGCAGTTTACTTCTGTTGTGCGCTGTCAGAAAAGTACCGACGGCGGACGCACCTGGGGCGAATATGAAACAATGTTCCCGGAAGAAGGTACTTTCTGCCGCCAGCCGATCCAGATTCTTTCTAATGGACGCTGGATCTTCTCCAACTGGATCTGTACCGATTCTGAAGACGGACTCTCCGGCGATCCAAGCGCCTTCCGTATCTCCGATGACGGCGGCAAAACATGGCGCATGGTCATGATGCCAGAGAGCAACGGACATGTGCACGCCAATGTGGTAGAACTTGAACCGGGACATCTTGTGGCATTTATGAGAAACCGTGAAGCATACCGCATCCACAGAAGCGAATCCTTTGATTACGGCGATACATGGAGCGTTCCAAAGCCGACACCGCTTCCGAATAATAACTCAAGCATCAGCGCCATCAAGCTTCAGAGCGGACGGATTGCCATTGCCTATAATCCAACCTGTACACCGGATCCGCAGCCTGGCAAAGCTGCATGGCCGGGACTTCGCTGCCCGGTTGCCGTAGCCCTTTCCGAAGACGGCGGACTTACCTTCCCGATCATTCGCTGGATGGAGCGCGGAGAAGGATTTATCGGAGAAGAAAATAAAACAAACAATAAACAGTATGAATATCCTTACATTATGCAGACACGCGACGGCATGATCCACCTTGCTTATGCCGCACGCACACGTCTCGGTGTAAAATATATGTGCTTCCGTGAGGAAGACGTACTCGGCGAGAAACGCGAACGTGTAGGACTTTACAACCCGACAGCCGCGCAGAGCCATTAGAAATTCATTTTTCATAAAAAGGAGTGTTTGAAATTATGCTGACAACATATAACCTGAAGATGCCGCACGCTGTTTACGGCGGAGAAAATGCTATGGACAATATTACAGCGATCCTGAAATCCCGCGGCTCTAAACATGTGGCAATCTTTACTGACAAAGGGATCGAAGCAGCCGGACTGTTCACACTTCCGGAAGAAGCAGTGAAAGCTTCCGGAGCCGATTACTATGTACTTGACGATCTTCCGGCAGAACCAAGCTACATGGCTGTACAAAAGCTTGTTGACCAGTTCAAAGAAAGCGGCGCAGATATAATCATTGCCTGCGGCGGCGGAAGCGTTATGGACGCAGCAAAGCTTGCCAGCGTACTTGTAACAGATGAGTACGGCGTCAAAGAGCTTCTGGACGATCCGGGACGCGCTAAGAAATGCGTACCTGCCATTCTGATCCCGACAACAGCCGGAACCGGAGCGGAAGTAACTCCGAATGCCATTGTTGCCGTACCGGAGAAGGAACTGAAAGTCGGTATTGTAAATGAGAACATGATTCCGGATTATGTCATCCTTGATGCACGCATGATCAAGAATCTTCCAAGAAGCATCGCGGCTGCAACAGGAGTAGACGCCCTTGCCCACTGCATCGAATGTTTCACAAGCAATAAAGCAAATCCATTCAGCGACCTGTACGCTCTGGAAGGACTGGATCTGATCCTGAACAATATTGAGAAAGCCTGCGATGATCCGGAGGCAATGCAGGAGAAAAACCGGATGCAGATTGCAGCTTACTACGGCGGCCTTGCCATTACCGCAAGCGGTACAACTGCTGTTCATGCACTCAGCTATCCGCTTGGCGGCAAATATCACATTGCCCACGGCGTTTCCAATGCCATCCTTCTGGCTCCGGTCATGCGCTTCAACGAACCTGCCTGTCAGGAACGTTTTGCAATTGCATATGACCGCTGCTGCCACGATGAAGTAAAGATATGCAAAACTGCAGCCGAAAAATCCGCATGGATCATCAATCGTCTGGAAGAGATCGTAAAACATCTGGACATTCCGACAAGTCTGAAAGAATTCGGCGTACCGGAAAGCGATCTGGAAACACTTGTGGAATCCGGAATGCAGGTACAGAGACTTCTCGTAAATAATCCTCGCACCTTAACAGCAGACGATGCAAGAGAGCTTTACAAACAGATTTTATAAAAACATAAATGCAATCATAAATATTTTCCACAAAGGAGGACATTTTACCATGAAAAACATCGAATTAAAAGGAATTATCCCGCCAATCCTGACTCCAATGAATGATGACGAATCTATTAATGTCGCAGAACTCCGCAACCAGGTTGACCGTATGATCGAAGGCGGCGTTCACGCCCTCTTCCCATTCGGAACAAACGGCGAAGGTTATATTTTAAATGCAAAGGAAAAACAGCTCGTACTTGAAACAGTCATCGAGCAGTGTAACGGACGTGTTCCGGTTTATGCCGGTACCGGATGCATTTCTACAAAAGAAACAATCGAACAGAGCAAAATGGCACAGGCTGCCGGAGCTGACGTCCTTTCTATTATTACACCAAGCTTTGCCGCTGCAAGTCAGGAAGAGCTCTATGTACATTACAAAACAGTCGCAGAGGCTGTTGATATGCCGATCGTTCTTTATAACATCCCGGCCCGTACAGGAAACGCGCTTGCCCCTGCAACAGTAGCCCGTCTGGCTCAGATTGAAAACATTATCGGCGCAAAAGATTCCAGCGGAAACTTTACAAACATCCTCGGATACATTGATGCCGGAAATAAAAAAGAAAACGGTAAGTTCTACACATTATCCGGAAATGACCAGCTCATCATCTGGACACTGCTGGCAGGCGGTACCGGCGGTATTGCAGGCTGCGCTAACGTTTACCCACATACAATGGCTTCTATCTACAACCTGTTTATGGAAGGTAAGATTGAAGAAGCAAAAGCTGCCAACGAAAGCATCCAGAGCTTCCGCGCATGCTTCAAATACGGCAATCCAAACACAATCGTTAAGACAGCAACACGCCTTCTCGGCTACAATGTAGGACCATGCCGCGCGCCATTTAACCAGGTTCCGGAAGAAGGTATTGAAGCAATCAAGAAAGTTCTGAAAGAAAACGAAGCAAAAGGAATGCACTAATTGCATAAAGAAGGGAGCACACTACAATGAGTGTTAAACCAATCATTGGGATTACTATGGGAGATCCGGCCGGAAACGGCCCTGAGATCACCGTCAAGGCACTTGCACATACAGATATTTATGACCGCTGCCGCCCGATCGTTGTCGGAGATATGAAAATGATCGAGCAGGCCGCACGATTTGTCAACCGGACGGATATTACAATCCATCGCTGCGAGAAAGTAAGCGACGCGCTCTTCACTCCCGGCACAATCGATGTTCTTCACATGGAATTAATTCCGGATGCGGAAGCATTTCCAATCGGTCAGGTAAGCGTAGAAGGCGGAAATGCTGCTTTCCAGTGTGTCCGCAAAGTCATTGAGCTTGCAATGAACGGCGAAGTAGACGCAACCTGTACAAATGCCCTGAATAAAGAAGCAATGAATAAAGCCCTTGAGTTTTATCACGGCGAAAACTCTGACGGCCACACACATTTTGACGGCCATACAGAAATCTACGCAACTTATACCGGCACAAAGAAATATACAATGATGCTGGCTCATCATGATTTGCGCGTTGTCCATGTCTCCACACATGTTTCCCTCCGTGAGGCTTGCGACCGCGTAAAGAAAGACCGTGTGCTTGATGTCATCCGGATCGCAGATAAGGCATGCAAAGATATGGGCATCCAGAATCCGAAAGTAGCAGTTGCCGGGTTAAATCCGCACTGCGGTGAAAATGGTCTCTTCGGCACAGAAGAAATCGAAGAGATCAAGCCTGCCATCGAAGCAGCGAAAGCGCAGGGCATTAATGCCGTCGGACCGATTCCGCCGGACAGCGTCTTCTCAGAGGCACTTGGCGGATGGTACGATATCGTTGTCTGCATGTACCACGATCAGGGACATATCCCGCTGAAGACAGTGGGCTTCGTTTATGACCGCGAACTCCAGACATGGAAAGCGGTAGAAGGCGTCAATGTCACACTCGGCCTTCCGATCATCCGTACAAGCGTTGACCACGGCACCGGCTTCGCTCTTGCCGGCAAAGGTACAAGCAATGAATTAAGTCTTGTCAATGCCATCGATTATGCGATCCGCATGACAAACGGACAGAAAAAATAAAAAGAAAATGCAGCACAAATGCCGACCTGCTGGGGCTTCACTCCCACAGGCCGGCATTATTTTTTACCATATGTTCTATTTCGAAACACTTATCAACCTTTTGACGGTAAATGTTTCATTTTTCAACATATTTTTATGCAAATTTTATAATTTTCCTCTATGTGTTTCTAATTATAACACATCTGCCTGCTTATTTTCTTGTTGCTATTTCTGTCATCTTGTATACTAAACCCAAGTTAAGAAGATATGTTTTGTGCAAAGTGGCAGACTTTGTACACGGTATCATCTAAAGAATGGAGGAGAACTATATGACAACACAAATGATTATTGCTATCGCAATTACCGTTCTCATGATCATTTTGATCATGCAGGATAAGCTGCCATTCGGCGCACCGCCACTTCTGGCATGTTTACTGCTTGTTATTTTCGGTATTGCTGATATCAAGTCTGCATTTGCCGGATTCTCTAACTCAACAATCATTATGTTGGCTGAATTCATGGCAATCATTGCAGCGCTTCAGAAAACAAGCTTTATTGTAAAATTCAAAGAGACCATGTTTAACATGGCGAACCGGGGAGGCTTCAAAGCCTACATGCTTATGATCCTCGTTGTTATGCTTGGATGCAGCTTATTCGGTACAGGATCCACAGCATACTATGTAATGACCATCGGCTTACTCTCTACTCTGCCATACAGCCAGAAACTTCCGCCGTCAAAGATCATCATGACTGCCGGATTTGCTGCTAACCATCCGCTGATTCCATTTAACACTGCTTTACAGTACGGTATCGTAATCGCAGTACTTGGAAGCGCCGGTATCACTGCAAATATCCCGGTTGCAAAATTTGCTATCGTGAACCTGATTCTTTCTCTCGGCTTCTTATTAAACTGTGTAATTCAGTACAAATACCTGCCAGATCATCCGATCGCCGCAGCAACAGAAGAAGCAAAAGCTCAGGGCGTTCTTGAGACAAAGCTTCCAAAATGGAAAGAAAATGTTACTTACATTGCATTCGTTGTAGCTGTTATCGGTATGCTGCTTCAGAGCAAAATCGGTGATGCAGGTTATGCGATCGCCGGTCTTTCCGTAGGCGCTATCCTCGTTGCAGGCGTTATGGATTTCAAAGAGATCCGCGATGCGATCAGCGCTCCGATCATCCTGATGTCTGCCGGTGTTATCGGTGTTGCAGACGCGCTCGGAAGTACAGGTCTTACAGACCTTGTCGGATCAAAAGTAGCTGAAATGCTTGGTGGAAACATCAATCCATTCATCATGATCTTCGCATTCTGCATCCTGACAAGCGTACTTGCAACAATGACCGGTTCTACAATCGGTACTGTCTATGTATTTGCACCGCTTGCAATCGCAACTTGTGTAAATCTTGGATTTGATCCAACAGCCGCTGCCTGTGCAATCGTTATTTCCGGATGGTGCGGACACTTCCTTCCAATCGACGGTATGCCTGCGATGGTAATGGGCGTTGGTGATTACAATATCAAAGAATTCTGGAAGTTTACGATCCCGCAGTACTTCATTCGTCTGCTTGCTTTAACAGCCGGATCACTGCTGATCTTCCCGGTATAGTATCGGATCGCATTGAATGTATAGGAGTTGATTCATTATGAAAAATAATTTTGAACTTGTGCACGTTGGCATTAACACACCAAATGCTGACGAAGCGCTGAAACTTGCTGAACTGCTCAGCATGATGTTTAATCTTGAGCCTCGCCACGGACAGAAATCCGAATTCGGCGGACCGTACTTCGAATGTATGAAAGCTCCGTTTCTCGGAAGCAATGGACACATTGCTATGCAAACCGATGATCTGGAGGCAGCTGTAGAAGAACTGAAAGAGAAAGGCTTTTCTTTTCAGATGGATACAGCAGCTTACACAGAAGCGGGCAAATTAAAAAATATCTATCTGAATGGAGAATATGGTGGTTTCGCCATCCATATTTTACAGAAATAAATTCCTAATTTCCTCAAAACGGCAGCCGGTTCCAGGACCGCTGCCGTTCTTTCCTTTTCTGGTTTTTATTTTCTTGTAATGTAAATCTGTCCTGAAACCGGAACATAAACTGCAATTACATCAAGGCTTCCCTCAACTATTTTCGTCTCCGTTACTGTTCCTTTATAATCTTTCACAACAATCTCATATGTTCCATTCACTTCTGATTCCAGAAGGATTCTTGTTGCCTTAGTACCATTTAAAACGATGTAGCTCTTAGCTTCTTCCGGAAGCGCGATCACACGGTTCATTGTATAAACGGCTCCAATCGCCTGTTTATTGCCAATTACCCAGACAACCGGATAAAGGTTATGCGGTTCCTCCGGACGGATTTGCGTCTTCTGAAGCAAATCTTTATGTTCCCGCATAAAATCCACCCAGAATTTCAGCATTTTCTTCATTTTCTCTGTAGTTTCTTCAAGTTTGACTGAAATCTGTACTGTCGCAAAAATGCTGGAAATAATCTGCAGAGCTGCCAGTTCCGGAGTTTCTTGCGGATGCCACATCAGCGGATCTGAGTGAACTGTTGTAGAACCGGAAAGCATACGAAGATCTACAATACCGACTCTATTTCTAATCGCTGAATTCGGGCAGTCTGTTACCCGAAACATGTTCCCATATCTTCTCATATTAGGCCCGATATAGCGCTGACGGAACTCTACCATGACCTCCGGCAATTCTTTAGAAATTGCAGCATAAATCTGAAGCATTAGCTGATCAAGCGCATCCTGGACACCGCAAATATCCATTTTATCATTGTATTCCGGTGTATCTTTTCTTGCTATAATCTGATCGATAAAGTCAAGCTTAAATCCATCAAGTCCCCATTCTTTCATTCCTCTTACATAGGTATCAACAAGGTACTGCCTTACTTCCGGATATCTCGGATCGAGTACTCCTGCTTCCATAGAATCTGCATAGAACAGAATTTTATCTTTGAATTCATCCCACTTTTCTGCCTTGCATCCGAGAAATGGCACACTGTACCAGATCATATATTTCATACCCATATTGTGTACTTTCTCAACATGTTCCCTGAAATCCGGAAATCTGTTTTTAGAAACTTCCCAGTCGCCGCAGAATGCATAACCTCTATTATTGTCATCCGTTTGCCATCCATCATCCAGAATCACTGTCTTAAATCCGATTTCTGAAGCAAGCTGACATTCTTTTTCAATCTCTTTGTCTGTCAAATTCTGATGATAAGAGTACCATGTAGAATATACCGGTTCTCTTGTCGCTTCCGCCGGATCAATCGGTATGATACCACAATCTGTCTCCCACCACTTTGATACTGCTGCGATAGACTCATAGAACGGAATATCTCTTTGATCCAGCAGAATCTCAAGCTCATATGTTCCTGTTCTTGAAATGTAAGCATTCGGAACTTTTATCTGCAGGAGTACTGTTCCATCTTCCTCATGGATTCCTGCTCGAAATTCAATAATTTCTTTTGTTTCTGACAATCCTACTGTGTATCTGTTTCTTCCGTCCTCACTAAACAGCGTC
This genomic window contains:
- a CDS encoding four-carbon acid sugar kinase family protein; amino-acid sequence: MSLLLIIADDFTGALDTGVQFAARGIRTQVVVDTEIDFASQNAEVLVIDTETRHLPADKAYDIVYQLTKRCLKTDIHYIYKKTDSALRGNIGAELAALLDASGCRQLPFLPAFPQLNRITKNGVHYIDGVPVTESPFGIDPFEPVRHSVITELIAEQTDCPAHSFPALNETDPVPQTDGILVFDAEHSKELTATGKALFRQNTLQIMAGCAGFGASLPELLNITPDTKRTFPKLDERLLVVCGSVNPITLAQLDTAEQAGFSRLRLTPEQKLTSGYWKSSDGTEHLKQIESMLKKNPHCIIETNDPGGNQLTADYAAAHDMDLETVRVRIAGSLGALVGEIFTSPSLGTLLLTGGDTLLQCMNCIGVSELEPICELAKGVVLAQFTYHGCTRHVITKSGGFGQEDLLITLADRIGGN
- a CDS encoding PrpR N-terminal domain-containing protein — encoded protein: MVNTHTRILGIAPYEGMRTVMERTAEAYPNVQLDVYTGDLEVGAAIVQHVPMNSYDCIISRGGTATMIRQMTELPVVEIPLSVYDVLSAMKLAENYSRRYAIVGFSSITEPAHTLCDLLDYHLTILTVEHADEVPELLKHLKQEGYHMVVCDMVTHRIARQMGMDAFLITSGVESMHAAFDQAINISQWFGRVRQENMFLRSITKDQNGRVVVLQQDGRIFYSSPTEPSAGLVETLKSHLREVPSNSSLKFYYTERDQLYRITGQTLLMDEKRYCLFYCVPSRISMHSSWGKGIRSMNKGECEYLFTTSFYNTSGAMGTMDEEILKLAEVRQPVMIRGEAGTGKEQIAWFLYLHSSRVNKPFVLVNCELVNEKGWDFLLWHDNSPLNATGNTIYFQNFEMLEEETAKELLSVIHETGLARRVRLIFSYVCPDGEPEPERMRKFQSKLGCLMLNLPSLRSRADEISSLASVYLSSLTVELGKQISGFEPRAIEMLRRYDWPNNYTQFKYILRTLATTATSSYIRSNAVAELLAKERPVKKNFIPNKPSANTEVTLEEIIHDVVEQSVAAHGGNRAAAARQLGISRTTLWRYLSKNEDKGEA
- a CDS encoding diguanylate cyclase; its protein translation is MQERKSKKTQRVIAVVFFIVLILVLINIYFVNFERNVQKEEQNNAVVSLSGLANQGAEIVETKINLSMSFLRNLAETLKDTKDIQQEENFEYLRKVLKDENLDILRFGIALPDGNAITTAGKTLNVGEREYFRECMKGHEIITGSMKSKIIDEEIIFLAVPIYGEKDTVRGVLYGVIECDSFQVYDNVEMGGIKSEMYIIDGEGNYVTNYGKALADKEETNFFEEIEDLETSVDIEKIQDKLMARSPMYLELQRKSGREYVYITPININGWSAVTVVNEETIEGRVHYLADSVSLLTFQVVLTLTLFVIVIYYMIWSEKKKVEQMNQELQIRDNIFQVAVSELESQVFLYDAQKDEMRFLSNNSYEKLQLPQTIQNVSKEMLKYFSETNQKTMARAIAEMFDDLENGREESKKRIILVRGEQTYYYGIKIIHFYNASGEPVRSIGMIYDISENYEKELMLKREKKMRSFFMSDVIGVYEINVTLDRVLGQTEEAHNSNMTYTRILKEFAEKCVAEEFREEICEKCSVDSLRIRFLSGENNFIREYKYLRDDGTTFWVACETHLERDAQSGNLIAFVTVRDIDDKKRKELYLEERAVVDPLTKVYNRSAGRQYIMKALAEMRPGETSVFMLLDLDHFKQLNDTLGHMCGDEALKDVAEILKSHFRRYDIVCRLGGDEFVVFIQRIPLEVLDRVLTSLLKKMELVYEREGVKVAITISAGIALVPEHGSTLEELYEKADRALYQVKNTTRNAYKIYEK
- a CDS encoding exo-alpha-sialidase, giving the protein MTYKKLPGLTWDGQIYENEEMGTYEALLPTGGYPTAHAPAMAELPNGDLLCCWFAGTYEGSADIHIICSLLPNGTDKWLPPVDISGDPTRSEQNPSLFYGPDDAVWAMYTAQLDRQEGKDNMQFTSVVRCQKSTDGGRTWGEYETMFPEEGTFCRQPIQILSNGRWIFSNWICTDSEDGLSGDPSAFRISDDGGKTWRMVMMPESNGHVHANVVELEPGHLVAFMRNREAYRIHRSESFDYGDTWSVPKPTPLPNNNSSISAIKLQSGRIAIAYNPTCTPDPQPGKAAWPGLRCPVAVALSEDGGLTFPIIRWMERGEGFIGEENKTNNKQYEYPYIMQTRDGMIHLAYAARTRLGVKYMCFREEDVLGEKRERVGLYNPTAAQSH
- a CDS encoding GNAT family N-acetyltransferase, which translates into the protein MIEYRVIKEEELTKELFKDFIRHQVVNDCWRREEGKWVIKPDPFIDDWTPQEYEFLVTCLKNTIRTGGFVYGAFSDGKLKGFTSVEAEIFGGEHRYADLTCIHVSEDMRGTGIGRELFQADRQWAKEHGAKKLYVSAHSAVETQAFYKKMGCAEAKEYRQEHVEQEPYDCQLECEV